The following proteins are encoded in a genomic region of Mycolicibacterium confluentis:
- a CDS encoding Rv1476 family membrane protein, whose protein sequence is MTAPQTIPHLPSFIPYELCTTVGVVPDPPEAVDQCMDLVQADVAKGGVSARGVTEEQFAQLQQVVSDARADGIDLKIVVIDGNPYIDTPLRDIATEVGQANPGSTVLALSPSFAGTYSPTFDRVTLEAGEDLAKTGNPVQSAQNFVGELHTPDFPWMTWTIGLTLGVLIAAVATRLLQRRAKAAYASNVQAQNTSADPS, encoded by the coding sequence GTGACCGCGCCACAGACGATTCCGCATCTGCCGTCGTTCATCCCGTATGAGTTGTGCACAACAGTCGGCGTGGTGCCCGATCCGCCGGAGGCCGTCGACCAGTGCATGGACCTCGTGCAGGCCGACGTCGCCAAGGGCGGCGTGAGCGCCAGGGGAGTGACCGAGGAGCAGTTCGCCCAACTGCAGCAGGTGGTCTCCGACGCGCGCGCCGACGGCATTGATCTGAAGATCGTGGTGATCGACGGCAACCCGTATATCGACACTCCGTTGCGTGATATCGCCACGGAGGTGGGCCAGGCGAACCCGGGTTCCACGGTGCTGGCACTCAGCCCCTCGTTCGCGGGCACCTACAGTCCGACGTTCGACCGCGTGACGCTGGAGGCCGGCGAAGATCTGGCCAAGACCGGGAATCCGGTGCAATCCGCGCAGAATTTCGTGGGTGAGTTGCATACACCCGATTTCCCCTGGATGACGTGGACGATCGGGCTCACTCTCGGCGTATTAATTGCCGCAGTGGCGACGCGTCTACTGCAACGTCGCGCGAAGGCTGCATACGCGTCAAATGTGCAGGCACAGAACACTTCTGCCGATCCCTCCTGA
- a CDS encoding aconitate hydratase — MTSKNSFGAHDTLKVGDNSYEIYRLDAVPGTEKLPYSLKVLAENLLRTEDGANITKEHIEALANWDPNAEPSIEIQFTPARVLMQDFTGVPCIVDLATMREAVATLGGDPNKVNPLSPAEMVIDHSVILDIFGRADAFERNVALEYERNGERYQFLRWGQGAFDDFKVVPPGTGIVHQVNIEYLARVVMTRDGVAYPDTCVGTDSHTTMENGLGVLGWGVGGIEAEAAMLGQPVSMLIPRVVGFKLTGEIKPGVTATDVVLTVTEMLRKHGVVGKFVEFYGKGVAEVPLANRATLGNMSPEFGSTAAMFPIDEETINYLRLTGRTEEQLALVEAYAKEQGMWHDPDKEPVFSEYLELDLSTVVPSISGPKRPQDRIELSDAKNAFRKDIHNYVEENLPVEHTQLDEAVEESFPASDSAALSFADDGAVDARPSAANGAEGRPSKPITVTSEERGEFVLDHGAVVVAGITSCTNTSNPSVMLGAALLAKKAVEKGLSTKPWVKTNMAPGSQVVTDYYNKAGLWPYLEKLGYYLGGYGCTTCIGNTGPLPDEISAAINDNDLSVAAVLSGNRNFEGRISPDVKMNYLASPPLVIAYGIAGTMDFDFESDPLGVDTEGNDVFLKDIWPSAAEIQETIASSINREMFTDSYADVFKGDDRWRSLPTPEGNTFEWAEDSTYVRKAPYFDGMPADPEPVSDIKGARVLALLGDSVTTDHISPAGNIKKGTPAAQYLEANGVEPKDFNSLGSRRGNHEVMIRGTFANIRLRNQLLDDVSGGYTRDFTQDGGPQAFIYDASQNYQKAGIPLVVLGGKEYGSGSSRDWAAKGTTLLGVRAVITESFERIHRSNLIGMGVIPLQFPQGESAASLKLDGTETFDITGIEELNSGKTPKTVKVTATKEDGRTVQFDAVVRIDTPGEADYYRNGGILQYVLRNMLKS, encoded by the coding sequence GTGACCAGCAAGAATTCCTTTGGAGCGCATGACACGCTCAAGGTCGGAGACAACAGCTACGAGATCTACCGCCTCGATGCGGTACCCGGCACCGAGAAACTTCCCTACAGCCTCAAGGTGCTCGCAGAGAACCTGCTGCGCACCGAGGACGGTGCCAACATCACCAAAGAGCACATCGAGGCTCTTGCCAACTGGGATCCCAACGCGGAGCCCAGCATCGAGATTCAGTTCACCCCTGCCCGCGTGCTGATGCAGGACTTCACCGGCGTGCCGTGCATCGTCGACCTGGCCACCATGCGCGAGGCCGTCGCGACCCTCGGCGGCGACCCGAACAAGGTCAACCCGCTGTCGCCCGCCGAGATGGTCATCGACCACTCGGTGATCCTGGACATCTTCGGCCGCGCGGACGCCTTCGAGAGGAACGTGGCGCTCGAATATGAAAGAAATGGCGAGCGCTACCAGTTCCTGCGCTGGGGTCAGGGCGCGTTCGACGACTTCAAGGTCGTCCCCCCGGGCACCGGCATCGTGCACCAGGTCAACATCGAGTACCTGGCCCGCGTGGTGATGACCCGTGATGGTGTCGCCTACCCGGACACCTGCGTGGGTACCGACAGCCACACCACCATGGAGAACGGCCTCGGCGTGCTGGGCTGGGGCGTCGGCGGCATCGAGGCCGAGGCGGCCATGCTGGGCCAGCCCGTGTCGATGCTGATTCCGCGCGTGGTCGGCTTCAAGCTGACCGGCGAGATCAAGCCGGGCGTGACCGCCACCGACGTCGTGCTCACCGTCACCGAGATGCTGCGCAAGCACGGCGTGGTCGGCAAGTTCGTCGAGTTCTACGGCAAGGGTGTGGCCGAGGTGCCGCTGGCCAACCGCGCCACGCTGGGCAACATGAGCCCCGAATTCGGTTCCACCGCAGCGATGTTCCCAATCGACGAGGAGACCATCAACTACCTGCGCCTGACCGGTCGGACCGAGGAGCAGCTCGCGCTGGTCGAGGCCTACGCCAAGGAACAGGGCATGTGGCACGACCCGGACAAAGAGCCGGTCTTCTCCGAGTACCTTGAGCTCGACCTGTCCACCGTGGTGCCGTCCATCTCGGGTCCCAAGCGTCCGCAGGACCGCATCGAGCTCTCGGACGCGAAGAACGCGTTCCGCAAGGACATCCACAACTACGTCGAGGAGAACCTGCCCGTCGAGCACACCCAGCTCGACGAGGCCGTCGAGGAGTCCTTCCCCGCCAGTGACTCCGCGGCGCTGTCCTTCGCCGACGACGGCGCGGTCGACGCGCGACCCTCCGCGGCCAACGGCGCCGAGGGCCGGCCCAGCAAGCCGATCACGGTGACGTCCGAGGAGCGCGGCGAGTTCGTGCTGGACCACGGCGCGGTCGTGGTCGCGGGCATCACGTCCTGCACCAACACCTCGAACCCGTCGGTCATGCTCGGCGCGGCGCTGCTGGCCAAGAAGGCCGTCGAAAAGGGCCTCAGCACCAAGCCGTGGGTCAAGACCAACATGGCGCCCGGTTCGCAGGTCGTCACCGACTACTACAACAAGGCCGGCCTGTGGCCGTACCTGGAGAAGCTCGGCTACTACCTCGGCGGTTACGGCTGCACCACGTGCATCGGAAACACCGGCCCGCTGCCCGACGAGATCTCGGCCGCCATCAACGACAACGACCTCTCAGTCGCGGCCGTGCTGTCGGGCAACCGCAACTTCGAGGGCCGCATCTCCCCCGATGTCAAGATGAACTACCTGGCCTCCCCGCCGCTGGTGATCGCCTACGGCATCGCGGGCACCATGGACTTCGACTTCGAGTCCGACCCGCTCGGCGTAGACACCGAGGGCAACGACGTCTTCCTCAAAGACATCTGGCCTTCGGCCGCGGAGATCCAGGAGACCATCGCCTCCTCGATCAACCGCGAGATGTTCACCGACTCCTACGCCGATGTCTTCAAGGGCGACGACCGCTGGCGTTCGCTGCCCACCCCTGAGGGCAACACCTTCGAGTGGGCCGAGGACTCGACCTACGTGCGCAAGGCGCCGTACTTCGACGGCATGCCCGCCGATCCGGAGCCCGTCTCCGACATCAAGGGTGCCAGAGTCCTTGCACTGCTGGGTGATTCGGTGACCACCGACCACATCTCACCGGCAGGCAACATCAAGAAGGGCACGCCGGCGGCCCAGTACCTCGAGGCCAACGGTGTGGAGCCCAAGGACTTCAACTCGCTGGGTTCGCGGCGCGGCAACCACGAGGTGATGATCCGCGGCACGTTCGCGAACATCCGCCTGCGCAACCAGCTTCTCGACGACGTCTCGGGTGGTTACACGCGCGACTTCACCCAGGATGGCGGTCCGCAGGCCTTCATCTACGACGCGTCGCAGAACTACCAGAAGGCCGGCATCCCGCTGGTCGTGCTGGGCGGCAAGGAGTACGGCTCGGGCAGCTCGCGCGACTGGGCGGCCAAGGGCACCACGCTGTTGGGTGTGCGGGCGGTCATCACCGAGTCCTTCGAGCGCATCCACCGCTCCAACCTGATCGGCATGGGCGTCATCCCGCTGCAGTTCCCGCAGGGTGAGTCGGCGGCGTCGCTCAAGCTCGACGGCACCGAGACCTTCGACATCACCGGCATCGAGGAGCTCAACAGCGGCAAGACGCCCAAGACGGTCAAGGTGACGGCCACCAAAGAAGATGGGCGGACGGTTCAATTCGACGCGGTGGTCCGCATCGACACCCCCGGAGAGGCCGACTACTACCGCAACGGCGGCATCCTGCAGTACGTGCTGCGGAACATGCTGAAGTCCTGA
- a CDS encoding TetR/AcrR family transcriptional regulator, giving the protein MPRVSEDHLAARRRQILDGARRCFAEFGYDKATVRRLEQSIGLSRGAIFHHFRDKDSLFFELAREDAERMADVASREGLIQVMRDMLAAPDQFDWLATRLEIARKLRNDPVFNRGWAERSAELSAATSERLRRQKKAGRLRDDVPGDVLQTYLDLVLDGLVARLASGDDPEKLGAVLDLVEESVRHR; this is encoded by the coding sequence ATGCCCAGAGTCAGCGAGGACCATCTGGCGGCTCGCCGCCGCCAGATCCTCGACGGCGCCCGTCGCTGTTTCGCCGAGTTCGGCTATGACAAAGCGACGGTGCGCCGCCTCGAGCAGTCGATCGGCCTGTCGCGGGGGGCGATCTTCCACCATTTCCGCGACAAGGACTCGTTGTTCTTCGAACTGGCTCGCGAGGACGCCGAGCGGATGGCCGATGTGGCCTCCCGCGAGGGCCTCATCCAGGTGATGCGAGACATGCTGGCGGCGCCTGACCAGTTCGACTGGCTGGCCACCCGCCTGGAGATCGCGCGGAAACTGCGCAACGACCCGGTGTTCAACCGAGGCTGGGCCGAGCGGTCGGCCGAACTGTCGGCAGCCACCAGTGAGCGGCTGCGCAGGCAGAAGAAGGCCGGCCGCCTGCGCGACGACGTCCCCGGCGACGTCCTGCAGACCTACCTGGATCTGGTGCTCGACGGGCTGGTGGCCCGGCTGGCCTCCGGCGATGACCCCGAAAAGCTCGGTGCCGTACTGGATCTCGTGGAAGAGTCAGTACGGCACCGCTAG
- a CDS encoding helix-turn-helix domain-containing protein, which translates to MRKSSKGRDQLLVELRSAYEGGASIRTLVANTGRSYGSIHSMLRESGTAMRSRGGPNHRTRRAVSS; encoded by the coding sequence ATGAGGAAGTCGAGTAAGGGGCGCGACCAACTGCTCGTCGAGTTGCGCAGCGCGTACGAGGGTGGGGCAAGCATTCGAACCCTGGTGGCCAACACTGGGCGCTCTTACGGGTCCATCCACTCGATGCTGCGCGAATCCGGTACCGCCATGCGCAGTCGGGGCGGGCCCAACCATCGCACTCGCCGCGCGGTGTCGAGCTAG
- a CDS encoding ABC-F family ATP-binding cassette domain-containing protein — protein sequence MITATDLEVRAGARTLLLADGTTLRIQPGDRIGLVGRNGAGKTTTMRILAGEGEPYAGEVSRIGEVGYLPQDPKEGDLEVLARDRVLSARGLDTLLSDLEKQQALMAEVVDDKARDKAVRRYGQLEERFASLGGYAAESEAGRICASLGLPERVLTQQLRTLSGGQRRRVELARILFAASDSGAGSATTLLLDEPTNHLDADSIGWLRDYLKNHSGGLVMISHNVELLADVVNRVWFLDAVRGEVDVYNMGWQKYLDARATDEQRRRRERANAEKKAGALRAQAAKMGAKATKAVAAQNMLRRAERMIAELDAERVADKVARIKFPTPAPCGRTPLVVKGLTKNYGSLEVFTGVDLAIDRGSRVVVLGLNGAGKTTLLRLIAGTETPDAGGLEPGHGLKIGYFAQEHDTLDNGATVWENIRHAAPDTGEQDLRGLLGAFMFTGPQLDQPAGTLSGGEKTRLALAGLVASTANVLLLDEPTNNLDPASREQVLDALRSYAGAVVLVTHDPGAAEALDPQRVVLLPDGTEDFWSDDYRDLIELA from the coding sequence GTGATCACCGCAACGGACCTTGAGGTCCGCGCTGGCGCACGCACACTGCTGCTCGCCGACGGAACCACGCTGCGGATCCAACCCGGCGACCGGATCGGCCTGGTCGGCCGCAACGGCGCGGGCAAGACCACCACGATGAGGATCCTGGCCGGCGAGGGCGAACCGTATGCCGGAGAAGTCAGCCGGATCGGTGAGGTCGGCTACCTGCCGCAGGACCCGAAAGAGGGCGACCTCGAGGTGCTGGCCCGCGATCGGGTGCTGTCGGCGCGTGGCCTCGACACGCTGCTGTCCGACCTGGAGAAGCAGCAGGCGCTGATGGCCGAGGTCGTCGACGACAAGGCGCGTGACAAGGCCGTCCGCCGCTATGGACAGCTCGAGGAGCGCTTCGCGTCCCTCGGCGGATACGCGGCCGAAAGTGAAGCCGGCCGGATCTGCGCCAGCCTGGGTCTGCCGGAGCGCGTCCTCACGCAGCAGTTGCGCACACTCTCGGGCGGGCAGCGTCGCCGCGTCGAACTGGCCCGTATCCTCTTCGCGGCGTCCGACAGCGGCGCGGGGTCGGCGACCACCCTGCTGCTCGACGAGCCGACCAACCACCTCGACGCCGATTCGATCGGATGGCTGCGCGACTACCTGAAGAACCACTCCGGCGGTCTCGTGATGATCAGCCACAACGTCGAACTGTTGGCCGACGTGGTCAACCGGGTCTGGTTCCTCGACGCCGTGCGCGGTGAGGTCGACGTCTACAACATGGGCTGGCAGAAGTACCTGGACGCCCGCGCCACCGACGAACAGCGCCGCAGGCGCGAGCGGGCCAACGCGGAGAAGAAGGCCGGGGCACTGCGCGCCCAGGCCGCGAAGATGGGCGCTAAGGCCACCAAAGCCGTTGCCGCACAGAATATGTTGCGCCGCGCCGAACGGATGATCGCCGAGCTCGACGCCGAACGCGTGGCCGACAAGGTGGCCCGGATCAAGTTCCCCACCCCCGCGCCGTGCGGCCGGACTCCGCTGGTGGTCAAGGGGCTGACCAAGAACTACGGGTCACTCGAGGTCTTCACCGGTGTCGACCTGGCGATCGACCGGGGTTCCCGGGTCGTAGTGCTCGGTCTCAACGGTGCAGGCAAGACCACCCTGCTGCGTCTGATCGCCGGCACCGAGACACCCGATGCGGGCGGCCTTGAGCCCGGTCACGGACTCAAGATCGGCTACTTCGCGCAGGAGCACGACACCCTCGACAACGGCGCCACGGTGTGGGAGAACATCCGGCACGCCGCACCCGACACGGGGGAGCAGGACCTGCGGGGCCTGCTCGGCGCGTTCATGTTCACCGGCCCGCAGCTCGATCAGCCTGCGGGAACGCTGTCCGGCGGTGAGAAGACGCGGTTGGCGCTGGCCGGCCTGGTGGCCTCGACGGCCAACGTGCTGCTGCTCGATGAGCCCACCAACAACCTCGACCCGGCGTCCCGCGAGCAGGTGCTCGACGCGCTGCGCAGCTATGCCGGCGCGGTCGTGTTGGTGACGCACGACCCGGGTGCGGCCGAGGCGCTGGATCCGCAGCGTGTGGTGCTGCTCCCGGACGGCACCGAGGACTTCTGGTCCGACGATTACCGCGATCTGATCGAGTTGGCCTGA
- a CDS encoding enoyl-CoA hydratase, with translation MSSEFVLVDRPRPGVAVITLNRPERMNSMAFDVMVPLRRVLDEVNGDNSVRAVILTGAGHGFSSGADHKSAGSVPNVDGLTRPTFGLRSMQVLDDVILGLRRLHQPVIAAVNGAAIGGGLCLALACDIRVAGASAYFRAAGINNGLTASELGLSYLLPRAIGSSRAFELMLTGRDVDAVEAERIGLVSQQVADADLLETCTAMAERIASFSRPGIELTKRTLWTGLDATTLEGHMQAEGLGQLYIRLLTANFEEAVAARAEKRSPVFTDDK, from the coding sequence GTGAGTTCTGAATTCGTCCTCGTCGACCGCCCGCGCCCCGGGGTGGCTGTGATCACCCTGAACCGCCCGGAGCGGATGAACTCGATGGCGTTCGACGTCATGGTCCCGTTACGGCGTGTCCTCGACGAGGTGAACGGCGACAACTCGGTGCGCGCGGTCATACTGACGGGTGCGGGCCACGGATTCTCGTCTGGAGCCGACCACAAGTCCGCGGGCAGCGTGCCGAACGTCGATGGGTTGACCAGGCCGACGTTCGGGTTGCGCTCGATGCAGGTGCTCGACGACGTGATCCTCGGCCTGCGGCGCCTGCACCAACCGGTGATCGCCGCGGTCAACGGCGCCGCGATCGGCGGAGGGCTGTGCCTGGCGCTGGCGTGCGACATCCGCGTCGCCGGGGCCAGCGCCTATTTTCGCGCGGCGGGCATCAACAATGGTCTGACCGCCAGTGAGCTTGGTCTCAGCTACCTGCTGCCGCGGGCCATCGGAAGTTCGCGCGCGTTCGAGCTGATGCTCACGGGCCGCGACGTCGATGCGGTGGAAGCTGAACGGATTGGGCTGGTTTCGCAGCAGGTCGCCGATGCAGACCTGCTGGAGACGTGCACTGCCATGGCAGAACGCATCGCCTCGTTCTCGCGGCCCGGAATCGAGTTGACGAAGCGGACGCTATGGACTGGACTGGACGCGACTACCCTGGAAGGGCACATGCAGGCGGAAGGCCTGGGTCAGCTGTACATTCGCCTGCTCACCGCGAACTTCGAAGAAGCGGTTGCTGCGCGCGCAGAGAAGCGGTCCCCGGTCTTCACCGACGACAAATGA
- the trxA gene encoding thioredoxin encodes MATQDLTADQFNDTINGNDIVLVDFWASWCGPCRAFAPTFAASSEKHPDVVYAKVDTEAEQELAAAAQIRSIPTLMVFKKGKLVFNQAGALPPAALEELVQQVKDFDIDAAVAEQGDVKEV; translated from the coding sequence GTGGCAACCCAAGACCTCACCGCAGATCAGTTCAACGACACCATCAACGGCAACGACATCGTGCTCGTTGACTTCTGGGCATCGTGGTGTGGTCCGTGCCGCGCCTTCGCGCCCACCTTCGCCGCGTCGTCGGAGAAGCACCCCGACGTCGTCTACGCCAAGGTCGACACCGAGGCGGAGCAGGAGTTGGCTGCCGCCGCGCAGATCCGTTCCATCCCCACGCTGATGGTGTTCAAGAAGGGCAAGCTGGTGTTCAACCAGGCTGGTGCCCTGCCTCCGGCGGCGCTGGAGGAGCTGGTGCAGCAGGTCAAGGACTTCGACATCGACGCGGCTGTGGCCGAGCAGGGCGACGTCAAAGAGGTCTGA
- a CDS encoding metal-sulfur cluster assembly factor — protein sequence MSETASDELLADLEEAMRDVVDPELGINVVDLGLVYGLNVEKGDAGSVALIDMTLTSAACPLTDVIEDQSRNALVGAGLVDEIKINWVWNPPWGPDKITDDGREQLRALGFTV from the coding sequence ATGAGTGAAACCGCCAGCGACGAACTTCTCGCCGATCTCGAAGAGGCCATGCGTGACGTCGTCGACCCCGAACTCGGGATCAACGTCGTCGATCTCGGCCTGGTGTACGGACTCAACGTCGAAAAGGGCGACGCCGGATCGGTCGCGTTGATCGACATGACCCTGACATCGGCGGCGTGCCCGTTGACCGACGTGATCGAGGATCAGTCCCGCAATGCCCTCGTCGGCGCCGGCCTGGTCGACGAGATCAAGATCAACTGGGTGTGGAATCCGCCGTGGGGGCCTGACAAGATCACCGACGACGGCCGCGAGCAGTTGCGCGCCCTGGGGTTCACCGTCTAG
- the sufU gene encoding Fe-S cluster assembly sulfur transfer protein SufU, whose amino-acid sequence MRLEQMYQEVILDHYKHPHHRGLREPFGAEVQHVNPTCGDEVTLRVTLSEDGETVTDVSYDGQGCSISQASTSVLTDQIIGQTVGDALKTVAAFTEMISSRGNIDGDEDVLGDGIAFAGVSKYPARVKCALLGWTAFKAALAEASAVNQTPAARSEHE is encoded by the coding sequence ATGCGTCTCGAGCAGATGTACCAGGAAGTCATCCTGGACCACTACAAACACCCGCACCACCGCGGTCTGCGTGAGCCCTTCGGCGCCGAGGTGCAGCACGTGAACCCGACGTGTGGTGACGAGGTCACCCTGCGGGTCACGCTGTCCGAGGACGGCGAGACCGTCACCGACGTGTCCTATGACGGGCAGGGCTGTTCGATCAGCCAGGCGTCGACCTCGGTGCTCACCGACCAGATCATCGGGCAGACTGTGGGGGACGCACTGAAGACGGTCGCCGCGTTCACCGAGATGATCTCGTCGCGCGGCAACATCGACGGTGACGAGGACGTGCTGGGCGACGGCATCGCCTTCGCCGGTGTGTCGAAGTACCCGGCCAGAGTCAAATGCGCTCTGCTCGGGTGGACGGCGTTCAAGGCCGCCCTGGCAGAGGCCAGCGCGGTGAACCAGACTCCGGCAGCGAGGAGCGAACATGAGTGA
- a CDS encoding cysteine desulfurase, producing MTAARTSDANAGLVLDIPAIRADFPILSRVMRGGKQLAYLDSGATSQKPLQVLDAEREFLLTSNGAVHRGAHQLMEESTDAYEQGRCDIADFVGADVDELVFTKNATESINLVAYALGDKRFDRAVGPGDVIVTTELEHHANLIPWQELARRTGATLRWYGVTDDGRIDLDSLELDERVKVVTFSHHSNVTGAIAPVAELVARAKAVGALTVLDACQSVPHQPVDFHALDVDFAAFSGHKMLGPTGIGVLYGRRALLADLPPFLTGGSMIETVTMEATTYAPAPQRFEAGTPMTSQVVGLAAAARYLRALEMPAVEAHEDELVAAALAGLGGIAGVRIIGPQTVEDRGSPVSFVVDGIHAHDVGQVLDDEGVAVRVGHHCAWPLHRRFGVAATARASFAVYNTLDEVDRLVAGVRRAVEFFGGN from the coding sequence GTGACGGCCGCACGGACGTCGGATGCGAATGCGGGCCTGGTGCTGGACATCCCGGCGATCAGGGCGGACTTCCCGATCCTGAGCCGGGTGATGCGGGGCGGAAAGCAGCTGGCCTACCTGGATTCCGGGGCCACCTCGCAGAAACCGCTGCAGGTGCTCGACGCGGAACGGGAGTTCCTGCTGACCTCCAACGGCGCCGTGCACCGCGGTGCGCATCAGCTGATGGAGGAGTCCACCGACGCCTACGAACAGGGCCGATGCGATATCGCTGACTTCGTCGGCGCCGACGTCGACGAACTGGTGTTCACCAAGAACGCCACGGAGTCGATCAACCTGGTGGCATATGCGCTGGGGGACAAGCGGTTCGATCGGGCCGTCGGCCCCGGCGACGTCATCGTCACCACCGAACTCGAGCACCACGCCAACCTGATTCCGTGGCAGGAACTGGCGCGGCGCACGGGTGCGACGCTCAGGTGGTACGGCGTCACCGATGATGGGCGCATCGACCTGGATTCGCTTGAACTCGACGAACGCGTCAAAGTCGTGACGTTCAGCCATCATTCGAACGTCACGGGTGCGATCGCGCCGGTCGCGGAGCTGGTGGCGCGGGCCAAGGCCGTCGGTGCGCTGACCGTGCTCGACGCGTGCCAGTCGGTGCCGCATCAGCCCGTGGACTTCCACGCGCTCGACGTCGACTTCGCGGCCTTCTCGGGCCACAAGATGCTGGGGCCGACCGGTATCGGCGTGCTCTATGGCAGGCGGGCCCTTCTCGCCGACCTGCCGCCTTTCCTCACCGGCGGCTCGATGATCGAGACCGTGACCATGGAGGCCACCACCTACGCACCCGCGCCGCAGCGTTTCGAGGCGGGCACCCCGATGACCTCCCAGGTCGTCGGATTGGCCGCCGCCGCGCGGTATCTGCGGGCCCTGGAGATGCCGGCGGTCGAGGCCCACGAGGACGAACTGGTGGCCGCGGCGCTGGCCGGCTTGGGTGGCATCGCGGGTGTCCGGATCATCGGCCCGCAGACGGTCGAGGACCGCGGCTCACCGGTGAGTTTCGTGGTCGACGGCATCCACGCACACGACGTCGGGCAGGTGCTCGACGACGAGGGTGTCGCGGTGCGGGTCGGGCACCACTGCGCGTGGCCGCTGCACCGCCGATTCGGCGTCGCGGCGACGGCGCGGGCCTCGTTCGCGGTGTACAACACCCTCGACGAGGTGGACCGTCTGGTGGCCGGCGTGCGCCGTGCCGTGGAGTTCTTCGGCGGGAACTGA
- the sufC gene encoding Fe-S cluster assembly ATPase SufC, whose translation MTTLEIKDLHVSVANPAEAGQEIPILKGVNLTVKSGETHAVMGPNGSGKSTLSYAIAGHPKYTVTSGSITLDGEDVLEMSIDERARAGLFLAMQYPVEVPGVSMSNFLRTAATAVRGEAPKLRHWVKEVKGAMNDLGIDSAFGERSVNEGFSGGEKKRHEILQLGLLKPKIAILDETDSGLDVDALRVVSEGVNRYVEAENGGLLLITHYTRILRYIRPQFVHVFFDGRIVQSGGPELADELEEHGYERFTQAAAGA comes from the coding sequence ATGACCACTCTGGAAATCAAGGACCTGCACGTTTCGGTCGCCAACCCGGCTGAGGCCGGCCAGGAGATCCCGATCCTCAAGGGCGTCAACCTGACCGTGAAGTCGGGGGAGACCCATGCGGTCATGGGCCCCAACGGATCCGGCAAGTCGACGCTGTCCTACGCCATCGCAGGGCATCCCAAGTACACCGTGACGTCGGGGTCGATCACCCTCGACGGCGAGGACGTGCTGGAGATGAGCATCGACGAGCGTGCGCGTGCGGGCCTCTTCCTGGCCATGCAGTACCCCGTCGAGGTGCCGGGTGTGTCGATGTCCAACTTCCTGCGCACCGCGGCCACGGCCGTGCGTGGCGAGGCCCCCAAGCTGCGGCATTGGGTCAAGGAGGTCAAGGGCGCGATGAACGATCTGGGCATCGACTCGGCCTTCGGTGAGCGCAGCGTCAACGAGGGGTTCTCCGGCGGCGAGAAGAAGCGCCACGAGATCCTGCAACTGGGCCTGCTCAAGCCGAAGATCGCCATCCTCGACGAGACCGACTCCGGTCTGGACGTCGACGCCCTGCGCGTGGTGAGTGAAGGGGTCAACCGCTACGTGGAGGCCGAGAACGGCGGCCTGCTGCTGATCACGCACTACACCCGAATCCTGCGTTACATCCGTCCGCAGTTCGTGCACGTCTTCTTCGACGGCCGGATCGTCCAGTCCGGTGGCCCGGAGTTGGCCGACGAACTCGAAGAGCACGGCTACGAGCGCTTCACGCAGGCTGCCGCGGGAGCCTGA